Proteins from a single region of Ensifer adhaerens:
- a CDS encoding glutamate-5-semialdehyde dehydrogenase codes for MLDEVKNKDDVESVMLEIGRRAKAASRPLAVASAERKHAALIAMADTIVTRRQEILAANAIDLENARETGVASAFIDRLTLTEARIFDMANGIRAIAEFKDPVGDIIAEWDRPNGLHIERVRTPLGVIGVIYESRPNVTADAGALCLKAGNAVILRGGSDSFHSSGAIHACLVEGLKAAGLPEHAIQMVPVADRAAVGAMLSGLAGAIDVIVPRGGKSLVARVQNEARVPVFAHLEGLCHIYVDASADLAMAEKIVVNAKMRRTGICGAAETLLIDRNGADRLVKPLLTALLATGCEVRVSDELAGTVDGLQAATDEDWSTEYLDAIISVKLVDGISGAIEHIATWSSAHTEAVIAEDAAVVERFFAEIDSAILLHNASTQFADGGEFGMGGEIGIATGKMHARGPVGVEQLTSFKYRVRGAGQVRP; via the coding sequence ATGCTTGACGAGGTGAAGAACAAGGACGACGTCGAGAGCGTCATGCTGGAAATCGGCCGCAGGGCCAAGGCCGCCAGCCGACCACTTGCCGTCGCCAGCGCCGAACGCAAGCACGCCGCGCTCATCGCCATGGCCGACACGATCGTCACACGCAGACAAGAGATCCTGGCCGCCAACGCGATCGACCTTGAAAATGCCCGCGAGACCGGCGTCGCCAGCGCCTTCATCGATCGCCTGACGCTCACCGAGGCGCGCATCTTCGATATGGCGAATGGCATCCGCGCGATCGCCGAGTTCAAGGATCCGGTCGGCGACATCATCGCCGAATGGGACCGGCCGAACGGCCTGCATATCGAGCGCGTACGCACCCCGCTCGGCGTCATCGGCGTCATCTATGAAAGCCGGCCCAACGTGACGGCAGACGCCGGCGCGCTCTGCCTCAAGGCCGGTAATGCCGTGATCCTGCGCGGCGGCTCCGACAGCTTCCATTCCTCCGGCGCCATCCACGCCTGCCTCGTCGAAGGGCTGAAGGCCGCCGGCCTGCCCGAGCATGCCATCCAGATGGTGCCGGTCGCCGATCGCGCCGCGGTCGGCGCCATGCTCTCGGGTCTCGCCGGCGCGATCGACGTCATCGTGCCGCGTGGCGGCAAGAGCCTGGTCGCCCGGGTCCAGAACGAGGCGCGCGTGCCGGTCTTTGCCCATCTCGAAGGCCTCTGCCACATCTATGTCGACGCTTCGGCCGACCTTGCCATGGCCGAAAAGATCGTGGTCAACGCGAAGATGCGGCGCACCGGCATCTGCGGTGCGGCCGAGACGCTGCTGATCGACCGCAACGGCGCCGACCGGCTGGTCAAACCGCTGCTGACGGCGCTGCTTGCGACCGGCTGCGAAGTGCGGGTTTCGGACGAACTTGCCGGTACCGTCGACGGCCTGCAGGCCGCCACCGACGAGGACTGGTCGACAGAATATCTCGACGCCATCATCTCGGTGAAGCTGGTCGACGGTATCTCGGGCGCCATCGAGCACATCGCCACCTGGTCATCAGCCCATACGGAGGCCGTCATCGCCGAGGATGCCGCGGTCGTCGAGCGCTTTTTCGCGGAGATCGATTCCGCGATCCTGCTGCACAATGCCTCGACGCAGTTTGCCGATGGCGGCGAGTTCGGCATGGGCGGCGAGATCGGCATCGCGACGGGCAAGATGCACGCGCGCGGACCAGTCGGTGTCGAGCAACTGACCTCCTTCAAATATCGGGTGCGTGGTGCTGGACAGGTCAGGCCCTGA